The Kroppenstedtia pulmonis genome has a segment encoding these proteins:
- a CDS encoding class I SAM-dependent methyltransferase, producing the protein MTDHYFNSQPEAIGEYREITANLRGTEFRFLADAGVFSKKGIDFGSRLLIETVELPDKGEILDLGCGYGPIGIACAASAPECRITMVDINRRAVKLAQENARLNGVQDQVEVVAGDGLSGVRGRSFDLIVTNPPIRAGKKTVYRLFEEAKSALNPEGELWVVIRKQQGGPSAREKLQSLFTQVETITKKKGFWVLRTKLSSGIDTRRSL; encoded by the coding sequence ATGACGGATCACTATTTCAACTCTCAACCGGAGGCTATTGGAGAATACCGGGAGATCACTGCCAATCTGAGAGGAACCGAGTTTCGATTTCTTGCGGATGCAGGCGTTTTTTCCAAAAAGGGTATTGATTTTGGCAGCCGTCTGTTGATTGAAACCGTGGAATTACCTGATAAAGGGGAGATTCTGGATCTTGGTTGCGGTTATGGACCGATAGGGATTGCTTGTGCCGCATCGGCTCCGGAATGTCGAATTACCATGGTGGATATTAACCGGCGTGCCGTGAAATTGGCCCAGGAAAATGCCCGACTCAACGGGGTACAGGACCAGGTGGAAGTGGTGGCTGGTGACGGTTTATCCGGTGTAAGAGGAAGATCCTTTGATTTGATTGTTACGAACCCTCCGATTCGTGCCGGCAAAAAGACCGTTTATCGTCTCTTTGAAGAGGCGAAATCTGCTTTGAACCCGGAAGGTGAGTTGTGGGTGGTGATCCGGAAACAACAAGGAGGACCATCAGCAAGGGAGAAATTGCAAAGTCTTTTTACTCAGGTGGAAACCATCACCAAAAAGAAAGGCTTCTGGGTCCTTCGTACTAAATTGTCATCGGGCATTGACACTAGGCGCTCCTTGTGA